A part of Vespertiliibacter pulmonis genomic DNA contains:
- a CDS encoding HNH endonuclease signature motif containing protein, which yields MKLTVDFSQLFMNVRKMGATSIVEIDLRKGEKLTTEFNTDITTSKGKEITLEELEITEGIFSYQDKQVLLFIPDHSFKYELAITDITQRNKFHLTDCSTLENMRNKGRFARYHITTNNSGYFEIHNNSGITEEVELQVCKNCLIKLNYKNYSNNKTKVFNEFNLEECFAYFRPYFRELPIYKNQDKPGYTSNWKQISENYRYSKNYCCESCNVNLSAYKHLLHTHHKDGNKQNNERGNLKAVCIECHSKEPDHQHLIIKLSDLTILSRLRKEQGVSIETDF from the coding sequence ATGAAATTAACTGTCGATTTTAGTCAATTATTTATGAATGTAAGAAAAATGGGGGCTACATCAATAGTTGAAATTGACTTACGGAAAGGAGAGAAATTAACTACAGAATTTAATACTGATATAACGACAAGTAAAGGTAAAGAAATAACTCTCGAAGAATTAGAAATTACTGAAGGAATATTTAGCTACCAAGATAAACAAGTTCTACTTTTTATTCCCGATCATAGCTTTAAATATGAATTAGCTATAACAGACATCACACAAAGGAATAAATTTCACCTTACAGACTGTTCAACACTTGAAAATATGAGGAATAAAGGGCGATTTGCACGTTATCATATAACAACAAATAATAGTGGATATTTTGAAATCCATAATAATTCAGGTATAACAGAAGAAGTAGAACTTCAAGTATGCAAAAATTGCCTAATTAAACTAAATTATAAAAACTATTCTAATAATAAGACTAAAGTCTTTAATGAATTTAACTTAGAAGAATGCTTTGCATATTTTCGTCCTTATTTTCGGGAACTCCCTATATATAAAAACCAAGATAAACCTGGATATACTTCTAATTGGAAACAAATTTCTGAAAATTACCGCTATTCTAAAAATTATTGCTGTGAATCTTGTAACGTAAATCTATCTGCATATAAACACTTATTACATACTCATCATAAAGATGGTAATAAACAAAATAATGAAAGAGGAAACTTAAAAGCCGTATGTATTGAATGCCATAGTAAAGAGCCAGATCATCAGCATTTAATTATAAAATTATCTGACTTAACAATACTTTCAAGGCTTAGAAAAGAACAAGGTGTATCAATTGAAACTGATTTTTAA